A window of Aigarchaeota archaeon contains these coding sequences:
- a CDS encoding DHH family phosphoesterase has product MNDAYEQLLSSAASVAELLRESIKQDDILLLVCHNDADALSACGIMVGSLWRNDARFLARSVSRIDEFFQQMDEGSANADCIVFLDLGSGYVKEIYDKIGEKKVVIIDHHQPQNFDTPKCYAHLNPHLQGLEGATHISASGLAYLVSKALDEENYLYSPIAIVGALGDLQDKDGQRRLGGINAKIVEEGVEKGLLQVTEDLILFGRSFRPIHVALASTSSPFLPGLTGREDVCYSLITSLGIKVKDGDRWRVLADLTEEEKSRLYNGIISFLTSKGLPASSIAKELIGAVYELTEEERWTYLKDAREFAWLLNACGKTGNAWLGIAIAAGVRGGLLGEAQKLLEDYRIQMAKNMELLTRPEAITNMEHISVLNGGDLIDERQVSSLASLISSSGMIPQDKVLIVWARHGDRIKISARANRAQVEKGINLGRILSDVANALGGRGGGHNIAAGADLPAHVLEQFLKEVDKRVGSQLGT; this is encoded by the coding sequence ATGAATGATGCTTATGAGCAGCTGCTGTCTTCGGCTGCGAGTGTCGCCGAATTATTAAGAGAAAGCATCAAACAGGACGATATCTTGTTATTGGTGTGCCATAACGACGCAGATGCTTTGTCAGCTTGTGGTATAATGGTAGGCTCATTGTGGAGGAACGACGCAAGGTTCCTCGCAAGATCTGTTAGTAGAATAGATGAGTTTTTTCAACAGATGGACGAAGGTTCAGCAAATGCTGACTGCATCGTATTCCTTGATCTAGGCAGCGGCTATGTGAAGGAGATATACGACAAAATCGGTGAGAAGAAGGTCGTTATCATTGACCACCATCAACCGCAGAACTTTGACACACCAAAGTGCTACGCCCACTTAAACCCTCATCTTCAAGGCTTAGAGGGTGCCACACATATAAGCGCCTCAGGCTTGGCGTATTTGGTCTCAAAGGCGCTCGACGAAGAGAATTATCTCTATTCCCCGATCGCCATCGTAGGTGCTCTCGGTGATCTACAGGATAAAGATGGCCAGAGGAGGTTAGGAGGCATAAACGCAAAGATAGTTGAGGAGGGCGTCGAGAAGGGTCTACTACAGGTTACGGAGGATTTGATATTATTCGGTAGGAGCTTCAGGCCAATACATGTAGCACTTGCAAGCACCTCAAGCCCGTTCTTACCGGGGCTAACAGGTAGAGAGGACGTATGTTATAGTCTAATCACGTCTTTAGGCATAAAGGTAAAAGACGGCGATAGGTGGCGCGTACTCGCTGATCTGACGGAGGAAGAGAAGTCGAGGTTATATAACGGCATAATATCCTTCCTTACGTCGAAAGGTTTACCGGCCAGCAGTATCGCTAAAGAGTTAATCGGAGCAGTCTATGAGTTGACGGAAGAAGAGAGATGGACGTACTTAAAGGATGCCAGGGAGTTTGCATGGCTCTTGAACGCTTGTGGTAAGACCGGTAATGCCTGGTTAGGGATAGCGATAGCCGCAGGTGTTAGGGGAGGTCTGTTAGGGGAGGCACAAAAGCTCTTAGAAGACTACAGAATCCAAATGGCAAAAAATATGGAACTCCTCACTAGGCCTGAGGCCATCACGAATATGGAGCATATATCAGTCTTGAACGGTGGAGATTTAATAGACGAAAGGCAGGTTAGCTCCTTAGCATCACTCATATCATCTTCGGGAATGATACCGCAGGACAAGGTCTTGATAGTCTGGGCAAGACACGGAGACAGAATTAAGATATCAGCTAGAGCTAACAGGGCGCAGGTTGAAAAGGGAATTAATTTAGGAAGGATACTCTCGGATGTAGCTAATGCCTTGGGTGGTAGGGGCGGAGGCCATAACATAGCCGCGGGAGCTGATTTACCCGCACATGTACTCGAGCAGTTCTTGAAGGAGGTAGATAAGAGGGTTGGTTCTCAGCTCGGAACCTGA
- a CDS encoding kinase: MKVYVKTPSRLHLGIVDLNGGLGRLYGSLGLSISAPSFETILELSPSGITVEPYDAFVKEAAEKSKSTLGMVGGLAVKVMSKIPRHVGLGSGTQTLLGIATGLAKLLGIEASVDELAVKLGRGTVSGIGTAVFKHGGFILDGGIKPGQRRIPPIIVRVNFPERWSVVLAIPFGIKGLSEEEEEIAFKNLGRQPEWIAEKISRLVLMKLIPGILEEDVWEFGEALTEVQRLVGTYFSSVQGGIFSNELTHLCIKTMLENGAAGSGQSSWGPTAYGFTDSAKTAEKVASALRDVLAGRGAVLVTKASNFGAVIRRI; this comes from the coding sequence ATGAAAGTATACGTCAAAACTCCTTCCAGACTTCATCTCGGCATAGTGGACCTTAACGGCGGCCTTGGCAGGCTTTATGGCTCCTTAGGTCTCTCCATTTCAGCACCATCGTTCGAGACCATCCTCGAGCTTAGCCCCTCAGGCATTACGGTTGAGCCGTATGATGCGTTCGTGAAAGAGGCTGCTGAAAAGTCTAAGTCAACACTAGGCATGGTTGGAGGGCTAGCCGTAAAGGTTATGAGCAAAATACCAAGACATGTAGGCCTAGGTTCTGGAACTCAGACGCTGCTGGGCATCGCAACCGGGCTGGCAAAACTTCTGGGCATCGAGGCTTCGGTCGATGAATTGGCGGTAAAGCTTGGGAGAGGTACAGTTTCCGGCATCGGAACGGCAGTTTTCAAGCACGGCGGTTTTATCCTTGACGGAGGCATAAAACCTGGCCAGAGACGAATCCCACCGATAATCGTAAGAGTGAATTTTCCAGAAAGGTGGTCCGTAGTCCTTGCAATACCTTTTGGTATCAAGGGGTTGAGCGAAGAAGAGGAAGAGATAGCGTTTAAGAATCTTGGAAGGCAACCTGAGTGGATAGCCGAGAAGATATCTAGACTCGTGCTAATGAAGCTAATCCCAGGAATATTAGAAGAGGACGTTTGGGAATTTGGAGAGGCACTGACCGAGGTGCAGAGACTCGTCGGCACGTACTTCTCGAGCGTTCAAGGGGGCATATTTTCGAATGAATTGACGCATCTTTGCATTAAGACCATGCTGGAGAACGGTGCAGCCGGCTCGGGCCAGAGTTCATGGGGACCTACGGCCTACGGGTTTACGGATTCTGCGAAGACTGCAGAAAAGGTTGCATCTGCCTTAAGGGACGTCCTTGCGGGTAGGGGGGCCGTACTAGTTACGAAAGCCTCAAACTTCGGTGCCGTTATACGAAGAATTTAG
- a CDS encoding 30S ribosomal protein S19e has translation MLQALAVNPERLIRKVAAYLKEAQLVKPPLWAAFVKTGVHKERPPSDPDWWYIRCAAILRKVYLKGPIGVSRLRSMYGGRHRRGYRPPAFAKGSGSIIRKALQQLEAAGLITKEGKKGRVVTSKGRELLEEAAKVLLKG, from the coding sequence ATGTTGCAGGCATTGGCTGTGAATCCGGAGAGGCTTATAAGAAAAGTGGCTGCATACCTAAAGGAGGCGCAACTTGTAAAGCCGCCTCTATGGGCTGCTTTCGTTAAGACTGGCGTACATAAAGAAAGGCCACCATCCGATCCAGATTGGTGGTACATCCGATGCGCTGCAATCTTGCGAAAAGTCTACCTAAAGGGGCCGATAGGGGTGTCTAGGCTTAGGTCGATGTACGGCGGCAGGCATAGGAGAGGATATAGACCTCCCGCGTTCGCGAAAGGCAGCGGCAGCATCATCAGAAAGGCTCTTCAACAGTTAGAGGCAGCCGGCCTTATAACAAAAGAAGGGAAGAAAGGTAGAGTAGTGACCAGCAAGGGCAGAGAGTTGCTCGAAGAGGCGGCGAAGGTTCTCTTAAAGGGTTAA
- a CDS encoding translation initiation factor IF-6 — protein MVVIMEDFFGTAEVGVLSFASDKYAIVPIQLPKRKVATISRVLNVKVVPTTIGGTYLIGALLTGNSKGILVPSIAFEEELDVIRKELDNVQVDVLNSKLTAVGNLILANDKGAIVSPEFTREEVMKIRDVLDVEVVQTRLAGRSYVGSISVATNVGALIHIECTEEDEEVVRSVLKVPCKPCTVNDGVPFVRSGIVATSLGAIVGSRTTGPELMTISEVLGL, from the coding sequence ATGGTTGTAATCATGGAGGACTTCTTCGGGACGGCTGAGGTCGGTGTCCTCTCTTTTGCATCTGACAAATATGCGATCGTTCCCATTCAATTACCGAAAAGGAAGGTCGCAACGATATCGAGAGTTTTAAACGTAAAGGTCGTCCCAACTACGATAGGCGGCACTTATCTGATAGGTGCCCTTCTCACTGGTAACTCTAAAGGGATACTTGTTCCCTCTATAGCGTTCGAGGAGGAATTGGACGTTATCAGGAAAGAGTTGGATAACGTGCAAGTTGACGTTTTGAACAGTAAATTGACCGCGGTCGGAAATCTGATACTAGCAAACGATAAGGGTGCGATAGTAAGTCCAGAATTTACGAGGGAAGAAGTCATGAAGATTAGGGATGTGTTGGACGTAGAGGTAGTGCAGACGAGGCTTGCAGGAAGGTCGTACGTCGGTTCCATATCCGTAGCTACTAACGTCGGTGCGCTAATCCATATAGAATGCACAGAGGAAGATGAGGAAGTAGTAAGGAGCGTACTTAAGGTTCCATGCAAACCATGCACAGTGAATGACGGTGTGCCCTTTGTAAGAAGCGGCATAGTAGCAACATCGTTGGGTGCTATCGTAGGCTCTAGGACTACAGGTCCGGAACTCATGACTATATCTGAGGTCCTCGGACTCTGA
- the rpl39e gene encoding 50S ribosomal protein L39e (part of the polypeptide exit tunnel in the 50S ribosomal complex): MARTLPLKKRLARAMKRSWPVPSWVILRTARKVRTHARRRHWRASRIKP; encoded by the coding sequence ATGGCGAGGACGTTGCCCCTCAAGAAAAGGTTGGCAAGGGCTATGAAGAGGAGTTGGCCAGTACCTTCATGGGTTATACTGAGAACAGCGCGAAAAGTTAGAACACATGCAAGGAGGAGGCACTGGAGAGCCTCGAGGATAAAACCATAA
- a CDS encoding KEOPS complex subunit Pcc1: MVLSSEPEPIKATLEIVYDSEEGASLTLSALSPDNVPLPEGLRLSMRVEGCKLVSEIECRRPISSLLNTLDDILSMASLIKKTVLETKRLQSKD, encoded by the coding sequence TTGGTTCTCAGCTCGGAACCTGAACCTATCAAAGCGACACTAGAAATAGTTTATGATTCCGAGGAGGGGGCAAGCCTTACCCTCTCCGCACTATCGCCAGACAACGTACCGCTCCCCGAAGGGTTAAGACTTTCGATGCGCGTTGAAGGGTGTAAGCTCGTTTCGGAGATCGAATGCAGAAGGCCCATCTCGTCACTCCTGAACACGCTTGATGATATCCTATCCATGGCGTCTCTTATAAAGAAGACAGTCTTGGAAACAAAAAGATTACAAAGCAAAGATTAA
- a CDS encoding DUF115 domain-containing protein — MKKFHNPWITLDEWLEWYHKIIKEFQFDALADLEAATLLNSLLQGKALDFTHIERMLSGKFSVVFGAGPSLDVDIEKFINFPQKDALTVIAADGAVTAFLKYGIIPDIVVTDLDGPLDDLLKIYAQGSMLVVHAHGDNIHKLRSVIPLLQERVLPTTQTEPFGCLYNFGGFTDGDRAAFLSSSASTRAIILAGMDLGEEIGPYSKPISTLSPERLMIKIKKLKIARALIEWLARKIPLPIYDITHHGAELQGVIKLRSFNEVPLHRLR; from the coding sequence GTGAAAAAGTTCCACAATCCTTGGATAACTCTAGACGAGTGGTTAGAATGGTACCATAAAATTATTAAAGAGTTTCAATTTGATGCACTTGCGGACTTGGAAGCAGCCACGCTCCTTAATTCCCTGCTCCAAGGAAAAGCCTTGGATTTTACGCATATTGAACGCATGCTTTCAGGTAAGTTTTCTGTTGTGTTTGGTGCTGGCCCTTCTCTCGATGTAGATATTGAAAAGTTCATCAATTTTCCTCAAAAAGATGCCCTTACGGTCATAGCTGCCGATGGTGCTGTCACAGCATTTCTCAAGTATGGTATAATTCCTGATATCGTAGTTACAGATCTAGACGGACCGCTCGATGACCTGTTAAAGATCTATGCGCAAGGTTCGATGCTTGTGGTTCACGCACATGGCGACAACATCCATAAGCTCAGAAGCGTTATCCCCTTGTTGCAGGAGAGGGTTCTGCCGACGACTCAGACCGAGCCTTTTGGTTGCTTATATAACTTCGGTGGATTTACAGACGGTGATAGGGCTGCATTCTTGAGCTCGTCTGCCAGCACTAGGGCCATTATCCTGGCCGGAATGGATCTTGGAGAGGAAATAGGTCCGTACTCAAAACCCATTAGCACATTGTCACCCGAACGCCTGATGATAAAGATAAAGAAACTGAAGATTGCGAGGGCGTTAATCGAATGGTTAGCGAGAAAAATACCGCTGCCGATTTACGATATAACCCATCATGGTGCGGAGTTGCAGGGAGTAATAAAGTTAAGGTCGTTTAATGAGGTCCCGCTACACAGACTGAGGTAG
- a CDS encoding DUF2095 domain-containing protein: protein MREIDIEEFRKMFPNLYKEIVQKKMCIRIDAQRDSEKRAEEVMDVLHGGLPGPVDYIRRCDTDEEAIKLVEYLESRGEVTKEEADRLKKQITEMGVRSFGPKKELGYYSKFIR, encoded by the coding sequence ATGAGGGAAATCGATATCGAAGAGTTTAGGAAGATGTTTCCAAACCTTTACAAGGAGATCGTTCAGAAGAAGATGTGCATAAGAATAGACGCCCAGAGGGATTCCGAGAAGAGGGCAGAAGAGGTGATGGATGTGCTACACGGCGGCTTACCAGGACCTGTCGACTATATAAGACGTTGCGATACTGACGAGGAGGCTATAAAACTCGTTGAATATTTGGAATCAAGGGGAGAGGTTACGAAAGAAGAGGCGGATAGGTTAAAAAAACAAATAACAGAGATGGGTGTCAGGAGCTTTGGCCCAAAGAAGGAGCTGGGTTATTACTCGAAATTCATTCGCTAG
- the mptA gene encoding GTP cyclohydrolase MptA — MRTPDIKDEQPDTMLPIRLVGIDGVRIPAGQLRLGGLRMIMNVRFGAFIDLPPDRRGIHASRSYEPIAEVIKAYESKAFKLEDIAADIAVSLLKKHEYSRRSYVRADAIAFYEAKLPSDHTSYETFTIHAKSYATREGGFFSIRKMIGVTVTGITACPCALKSIKEICRKKLMGSGKEEDLERMMDKLPIATHTQRCKGTLLIDVSECEVDVMELVRIVSESMSSVTYELLKREDEADVVMNAIRRARFVEDVVRYMARSASELNVKDECAIIARVRSMESVHGHDMVAFLKTTAGEVRRTLALQRYK; from the coding sequence ATGCGCACCCCAGATATAAAGGACGAGCAGCCCGACACGATGCTGCCTATACGGCTAGTCGGGATAGACGGTGTAAGAATACCTGCTGGCCAGCTCAGGTTGGGAGGGTTAAGAATGATCATGAATGTGAGGTTCGGTGCTTTCATAGACCTTCCACCCGATCGCCGTGGTATACACGCTTCTAGAAGCTACGAGCCTATAGCAGAAGTGATAAAGGCATACGAGAGCAAAGCCTTCAAGCTAGAAGACATAGCAGCAGACATAGCTGTTTCTTTGCTGAAAAAACACGAATACTCCAGAAGGTCTTACGTTAGAGCAGACGCGATAGCCTTCTACGAAGCAAAGTTGCCTTCAGACCATACATCTTATGAGACGTTCACTATACATGCCAAGAGCTATGCAACAAGAGAAGGAGGGTTTTTCTCGATAAGGAAGATGATAGGCGTAACAGTCACAGGCATAACGGCTTGTCCGTGTGCACTAAAATCCATTAAAGAAATATGCAGGAAAAAATTGATGGGTTCCGGTAAGGAAGAAGATTTAGAAAGAATGATGGATAAACTACCGATAGCAACCCATACACAAAGATGTAAGGGTACCTTACTCATCGACGTATCAGAATGCGAAGTCGATGTCATGGAACTCGTTAGAATAGTTAGCGAATCCATGAGCTCCGTGACGTATGAGTTACTCAAGAGGGAAGATGAAGCTGATGTTGTGATGAATGCAATCAGGAGAGCGAGGTTCGTCGAGGACGTGGTAAGATACATGGCAAGATCGGCTTCGGAGTTGAATGTTAAGGACGAATGCGCCATAATAGCAAGGGTAAGGAGCATGGAAAGCGTCCATGGACATGATATGGTGGCTTTCCTCAAAACAACCGCTGGAGAGGTCAGAAGAACGCTTGCTCTTCAAAGATATAAATAG
- a CDS encoding redox-regulated ATPase YchF, translated as MELAGIVGKPNTGKSTLFSAMTLVPVQIANYPFTTIKPNVGITHLRIECVCKEFGVKDNPKNSLCIDGVRLVPIQVIDCPGIVKDAHAGKGLGLQFLDDIRQASALIVVCDAAGATDADGKPVEPGTHDPVEDVKIVEEELVFWIAGIIEKDWGKICRAVENRQSTLVEELSNKLSGLGITPGHIEQTLQSLGLNPYMPSKIDKRDMLNLATELRKLSKPIIVAANKVDIEGAERGIERLRSAGYRVIPCSAEAERILRMAAEKGLVHYTPGDGSFKILDSSKLTPQQKKALEMIETRVLARWGSTGVQQLINVAYLEVLGYIPVYPVEDVERLSDKDGNVLPDVYLLPKGSTARDLAYKIHSELGKGFLYAIDARTKLRLGEKHQLKSRDVISIVATTKRG; from the coding sequence TTGGAGCTAGCGGGCATTGTCGGTAAACCAAACACGGGCAAAAGCACGCTCTTTTCCGCAATGACCTTGGTGCCTGTACAGATAGCTAACTATCCGTTCACGACGATTAAACCGAACGTAGGCATAACTCACCTCAGGATAGAGTGTGTCTGTAAAGAATTCGGCGTGAAGGATAACCCGAAAAACTCTTTATGCATCGACGGCGTTAGGCTCGTGCCGATTCAGGTAATCGATTGCCCAGGAATAGTAAAGGATGCTCATGCTGGAAAGGGTTTGGGTTTGCAGTTCTTGGACGATATAAGACAGGCAAGCGCTCTTATAGTTGTGTGCGACGCAGCTGGAGCAACCGATGCCGATGGCAAACCCGTTGAGCCTGGGACGCACGACCCTGTAGAAGACGTTAAAATCGTCGAGGAAGAGTTGGTCTTTTGGATCGCTGGAATAATAGAGAAGGACTGGGGTAAGATATGCAGAGCTGTTGAGAATAGACAATCAACGTTAGTCGAAGAGTTATCAAATAAGCTCTCAGGCTTAGGAATAACTCCTGGCCATATTGAGCAGACGTTGCAATCGCTAGGACTTAATCCTTACATGCCATCCAAGATTGATAAACGTGACATGCTCAACCTAGCGACTGAGTTACGAAAACTTTCAAAGCCCATAATCGTGGCAGCAAATAAGGTGGACATAGAGGGTGCTGAACGAGGTATTGAGAGATTGAGGTCTGCAGGTTACAGGGTCATACCTTGCAGCGCTGAGGCAGAGAGGATACTCAGGATGGCTGCGGAGAAGGGCCTTGTGCATTACACCCCTGGTGACGGGTCGTTCAAAATCTTAGATTCTTCAAAGCTAACACCACAGCAGAAAAAAGCACTCGAGATGATAGAAACACGCGTTTTAGCGCGTTGGGGAAGCACGGGCGTCCAGCAGCTCATTAACGTGGCTTATCTCGAAGTCCTCGGTTACATACCAGTCTACCCAGTCGAAGATGTTGAAAGACTTTCCGACAAAGATGGAAACGTATTGCCCGATGTCTACCTTCTGCCAAAGGGCTCCACTGCAAGAGACCTCGCTTACAAGATTCATAGCGAACTCGGCAAAGGGTTCCTATATGCGATAGATGCAAGGACTAAACTAAGGCTTGGAGAAAAACATCAGCTTAAGAGTAGGGACGTTATATCGATCGTAGCTACGACGAAGCGTGGCTAG
- a CDS encoding 60S ribosomal protein L31: MAKTVVSRIYTVPLRDAWKTSRKKRVERAINLLRSFAARHMKSDKVKIAEEVNELIWEKSIQKPPRKIKVLMEKDEDGVVTVSLPKEEEAE; encoded by the coding sequence ATGGCCAAGACTGTCGTCTCGAGGATATACACGGTACCTTTAAGGGACGCATGGAAAACTTCTAGAAAAAAGAGAGTAGAAAGGGCGATAAATTTACTTAGAAGCTTTGCAGCGAGACATATGAAGTCGGATAAGGTGAAAATCGCCGAAGAAGTAAACGAGCTCATATGGGAAAAGAGTATACAAAAGCCTCCGAGAAAGATAAAGGTTCTTATGGAGAAGGACGAAGACGGTGTCGTGACGGTATCCCTGCCTAAAGAAGAGGAGGCGGAATAA
- a CDS encoding DNA-binding protein: MSYDEELERIRQRKMAELQAKIAEEQARRQREAERAAAMRVILTPEARQRLANLKLVRPEVVDVVEELLIKLVNEGRVRTPITDEDVKAMLERLLPKKRETRIERI; the protein is encoded by the coding sequence ATGTCATACGATGAAGAACTCGAACGAATAAGGCAACGAAAGATGGCGGAACTCCAGGCAAAGATAGCGGAAGAGCAGGCAAGGAGACAGAGGGAGGCAGAAAGGGCGGCAGCTATGAGGGTAATACTAACACCAGAGGCACGTCAAAGGTTGGCTAACCTTAAGCTCGTAAGACCGGAGGTAGTTGATGTTGTGGAGGAGTTGCTAATAAAACTCGTGAACGAAGGCAGGGTGAGGACGCCCATCACTGACGAGGACGTAAAGGCGATGCTGGAGAGGTTGTTACCTAAGAAGAGGGAAACGAGGATAGAAAGGATATAA
- a CDS encoding 30S ribosomal protein S3ae, producing the protein MSKKVGEKVRHLVTVYAPPYFGGQEIGTVFVTEDPNRAIGRVIRTDLYQLTGDPSKHYLLLYFKIISVKNSSASTIFYGHEYGREFLRSLVRRGSTKIDGIFKVMTKDGFHLRLTVTAFSLERIRRGKSTTIRRIMKEIVTKAGENLTLDQLSQEMVLGKTASDIFNLAKKITLLRHVGVVKSKVLKVPDWVYSGEKAEELEQET; encoded by the coding sequence TTGTCCAAAAAAGTTGGGGAGAAAGTAAGGCATTTGGTAACGGTGTACGCACCGCCGTACTTCGGAGGACAAGAAATAGGCACGGTTTTCGTAACGGAAGACCCTAACCGGGCAATCGGCAGAGTGATAAGGACGGATCTGTATCAGCTCACGGGCGATCCATCCAAACATTACTTGCTATTGTACTTTAAGATAATTAGTGTCAAGAATTCCTCTGCTTCGACGATATTTTACGGTCATGAGTACGGAAGGGAATTCTTAAGGAGCTTAGTTAGAAGAGGCAGTACCAAGATAGACGGCATCTTCAAAGTTATGACGAAAGACGGCTTCCACCTGAGGCTAACCGTTACGGCATTCTCTTTGGAAAGAATAAGACGCGGCAAGAGTACGACCATAAGACGGATAATGAAAGAAATAGTGACAAAGGCGGGTGAGAACTTAACGCTAGACCAGCTTTCGCAAGAGATGGTTCTGGGAAAGACGGCATCGGATATATTTAACCTGGCAAAGAAGATTACGCTTTTGAGACACGTCGGTGTCGTCAAGTCTAAAGTCCTCAAGGTTCCGGATTGGGTTTATTCCGGAGAAAAGGCTGAAGAATTGGAACAGGAGACTTAA
- a CDS encoding 30S ribosomal protein S15 yields the protein MARMHSRRRGKSDSVRPISKLPPAWVKATPEEVESLVVEYYKQGYKPSMIGVILRDSHGIPLVKQITGKSIKQILKENGLYTEIPEDLENLLAKVIRMRKHLERFKSDRANVHRIQLIESKVRRLVNYYKRIGELPPEWVPPIEEVS from the coding sequence ATGGCCAGGATGCACTCGAGAAGACGCGGAAAATCAGACTCTGTGAGGCCCATTAGTAAGCTTCCACCTGCCTGGGTAAAGGCGACGCCCGAAGAGGTTGAAAGCTTAGTCGTGGAATACTACAAACAGGGTTACAAACCCAGCATGATAGGCGTTATACTGAGAGATAGTCATGGCATACCGCTCGTCAAACAAATAACGGGAAAGAGTATTAAGCAGATACTCAAGGAGAACGGTCTCTACACTGAAATACCTGAGGATTTAGAAAACCTTTTGGCCAAAGTGATTAGGATGAGAAAGCACCTTGAGAGATTCAAGTCGGACAGGGCAAATGTCCATAGAATTCAGTTGATTGAATCCAAAGTGAGGAGGTTGGTCAATTACTACAAAAGGATAGGGGAATTGCCTCCGGAATGGGTGCCGCCGATAGAGGAGGTATCCTAA